One genomic region from Leishmania mexicana MHOM/GT/2001/U1103 complete genome, chromosome 15 encodes:
- a CDS encoding glutamate dehydrogenase: protein MMRHTASRAVARLCGRALPASHAMTLLGVTSLATPGRFASSGATSPLVDRDAIINAVATQAVFDKNIVESLANTFVSGLEKSSYPRNFSQAEMIAHVKGLLTAEARHRMGDSFEYVHENHCTAFYICHNEPQKKLRMLRKMARFVSLNQDPNLGSNTHHYVSEDRKFAIYSASIESFVESSSQEEHVNPKNPALPTQAAARQMTEEQKNIIRGLLRRQLNSVFPVFHVEEVEKGHVSFTMATMVERTNYVASLLSIFQEIEGAEVMMSVSYSFSNGVLVYGFEIRGATAEQIQERASLVGLLPNRPFNAITRLHEAGALSCEETVFIDAAVIFTMYFTPSPTTDDYRHLKAILAKEPNGVNRLNNLRSSLTQEVMSERYTGSVIALYPEFVKLIYEDFRLGSTPERRAAIAEKITHRLREDDRPDYDRMLFMTFLKFNEVIIKHNFCKTEKAALAFRLNPTFLKELEFPRVPHGVFLFAGGQWRGFHIRFTDIARGGVRMIICKERDYRRNKRSVFQENYNLAHTQLLKNKDIPEGGSKGTILVSSRYLNKFDEVRCQHIFLQYVDALLDVIIPGEKGVVDGLKSEEIIFLGPDENTAGTFPAAGALYGKGRGYKSWKSFTTGKDPELGGIPHDVYGMTTHSVRAYVTSIYEKLGLKESEMRKFQTGGPDGDLGSNEVLRSKEKMVGMVDISASLHDPKGIDREELARLAHHRLPLREFNRSKLSPEGFLVLTEDRNVKLPDGTLVEDGSRLRNEFHFLKYSDADVFVPCGGRPRSVTLENVGKFLKISNADGESMMEGKYANLSPEQLKFKIIVEGANLFISQDARLALEKCGVTLIKDASANKGGVTSSSLEVFAGLCLSDEEHTKYMSAKSATDAPEFYKSYVKEILDRIEENAKLEFNAIWREWEKDPQQSKTLIADALSRKNVQIRASMLSSDIFQNRDLIRYVMDQYAPKTLKEVVPVDVMLKRVPESYQHAICAMWLASRYVYQTGVDSNEFDFFRYMTEVYATAAKSTK, encoded by the coding sequence atgatgCGCCATACCGCCTCCCGGGCCGTGGCCCGACTCTGTGGCCGCGCCCTCCCGGCCAGCCACGCCATGACGCTGCTCGGTGTCACCTCGCTTGCCACCCCGGGCCGCTTCGCTTCCTCCGGcgccacgtcgccgctgGTGGACCGGGACGCCATCATCAATGCTGTTGCGACGCAGGCTGTCTTCGACAAGAACATTGTCGAGTCCCTCGCAAACACCTTCGTGAGCGGCCTCGAGAAGTCGAGCTACCCGCGCAACTTCTCTCAGGCGGAGATGATCGCCCACGTGAAGGGCCTTTTGACGGCGGAGGCTCGCCACCGCATGGGCGACTCCTTCGAGTACGTCCACGAGAACCATTGCACCGCCTTCTACATTTGTCACAACGAGCCTCAGAAGAAGCTGCGCATGCTGCGCAAGATGGCGCGGTTTGTGTCCCTTAACCAGGATCCTAATCTCGGCAGTAACACGCACCACTACGTCAGCGAGGACCGAAAGTTCGCCATCTACAGCGCCTCCATCGAGTCCTTCGtcgagagcagcagccagGAGGAGCATGTCAACCCCAAAAACCCGGCACTGCCGACGCAGGCGGCCGCCAGGCAAATGACGGAGGAGCAGAAGAACATTATCCGGGGCCTactccgccgccagctcaACTCTGTTTTCCCGGTCTTCCacgtcgaggaggtggaaaAGGGGCATGTGTCCTTCACGATGGCCACCATGGTCGAGCGCACGAATTACGTCGCCTCGCTGCTGTCCATCTTCCAGGAGATCGAGGGGGCTGAGGTCATGATGAGCGTGTCCTACAGCTTCTCGAATGGGGTGCTGGTGTACGGCTTTGAGATCCGCGGCGCGACCGCTGAGCAGATACAGGAGCGGGCCTCGCTGGTCGGACTGCTGCCAAACCGGCCCTTCAACGCCATCACGCGTCTGCACGAGGCCGGCGCGCTGTCATGTGAGGAAACGGTGTTCATTGACGCAGCCGTCATCTTCACCATGTACTTCACTCCGAGCCCGACGACAGACGACTACCGTCACCTCAAGGCGATCCTGGCGAAGGAGCCGAATGGCGTGAATCGGCTGAACAACCTGCGAAGCTCACTGACGCAGGAGGTCATGTCCGAGCGCTACACCGGCTCCGTCATCGCCCTCTACCCGGAGTTTGTGAAGCTCATCTACGAAGACTTCCGTCTTGGCTCCACGCCcgagcgccgcgctgccatTGCCGAGAAGATtacgcaccgcctgcgcgagGACGACCGCCCGGATTACGACCGCATGCTGTTCATGACCTTCCTCAAGTTCAATGAGGTGATTATTAAGCACAACTTCTGCAAGACAGAGAAGGCCGCGCTCGCCTTCCGGCTGAACCCGACGTTTCTCAAGGAGCTCGAGTTCCCGCGTGTACCGCACggcgtcttcctcttcgctggCGGGCAGTGGCGCGGCTTCCACATCCGCTTCACCGACATCGcgcgtggtggtgtgcgcatGATCATCTGCAAGGAGCGCGACTACCGCCGAAACAAACGCTCCGTCTTCCAGGAGAACTACAACCTCGCTcacacgcagctgctgaaaAATAAAGACATCCCGGAGGGGGGCAGCAAGGGCACGATTCTCGTCTCCAGTCGCTACCTCAACAAGTTCGACGAGGTGCGCTGCCAGCACATCTTCCTCCAGTACGTTGACGCTCTGCTCGATGTCATCATCCCTGGCGAAAAGGGCGTCGTGGACGGGCTCAAGTCAGAGGAGATCATCTTCCTCGGCCCGGATGAGAACACCGCCGGCACCTTCCCGGCCGCTGGCGCGCTCTACGGCAAGGGGCGTGGCTACAAGTCGTGGAAGTCCTTCACGACTGGCAAGGACCCCGAGCTTGGCGGCATCCCGCACGACGTGTACGGGATGACGACGCACAGCGTGCGAGCCTACGTGACGTCCATCTACGAGAAGCTCGGTCTCAAGGAGTCGGAGATGCGCAAGTTCCAGACCGGCGGCCCGGACGGCGACCTCGGCTCGaacgaggtgctgcgcagcaagGAGAAGATGGTCGGCATGGTGGACATCTCGGCCTCGCTGCACGACCCGAAGGGCATCGACCGCGAGGAACTCGCCCGCCTggcccaccaccgcctgccgctgcgcgagttCAACCGCAGTAAGCTGTCGCCGGAGGGCTTCCTGGTGCTGACGGAGGACCGGAATGTGAAGCTGCCCGACGGCACCCTCGTCGAGGACGGCTCTCGCCTGCGTAATGAGTTCCACTTCCTCAAGTACTCCGACGCCGATGTCTTCGTCCCTTGTGGCGGGCGCCCGCGAAGCGTGACGCTCGAAAACGTTGGCAAGTTCCTCAAGATTTCGAACGCGGACGGTGAGTCCATGATGGAAGGCAAGTACGCGAACTTGTCGCCGGAGCAGCTAAAGTTCAAGATCATTGTGGAAGGCGCCAACCTGTTTATCTCACAGGACGCCCGTCTGGCGCTCGAGAAGTGCGGCGTGACGCTCATCAAGGATGCGTCGGCGAACAAGGGTGGCGTGACATCCTCCTCGCTGGAGGTGTTTGCaggcctctgcctctccgaCGAGGAGCACACCAAGTACATGTCCGCCAAGAGCGCCACGGATGCGCCGGAGTTTTACAAGAGCTACGTGAAGGAGATCCTCGACCGCATTGAGGAGAATGCGAAGCTCGAGTTCAACGCCATCTGGCGTGAGTGGGAGAAGGACCCGCAGCAGTCCAAGACGCTCATCGCTGACGCGCTCAGCAGAAAGAACGTGCAGATCCGCGCAAGCATGCTGAGCAGCGACATCTTCCAGAACCGCGACCTGATCCGCTACGTGATGGATCAATATGCGCCCAAGACgctgaaggaggtggtgccggTGGATGTGATGCTGAAGCGCGTGCCGGAGAGCTACCAGCACGCCATCTGCGCCATGTGGCTTGCCTCTCGCTACGTCTACCAGACCGGGGTGGACAGCAACGAGTTCGACTTCTTCCGCTACATGACCGAGGTCtacgccaccgcggcgaagAGTACCAAGTAG
- a CDS encoding putative developmentally regulated protein — MTVFWPEQWWKRKDHRKIRGARGARFASLRFHGAFILSVVVLVEYVFRSTDNFTARHFADPPVLAPPPLPTSLGYSMTREMPHLKSLELEREVPAHLPRSGPLDLKGLRGEGRLSG; from the coding sequence ATGACCGTGTTTTGGCCGGAGCAGTGGTGGAAGCGCAAGGACCACCGCAAGATCCGTGGCGCACGTGGTGCACGCTTCGCCTCGCTGCGCTTCCACGGCGCCTTCATCCTCAGCGTCGTCGTGCTGGTCGAGTACGTGTTCCGGTCGACGGACAACTTCACGGCGCGGCACTTCGCGGACCCGCCagtgctggcgccgccgccgctgcccacgtCGCTGGGGTACTCGATGACGAGGGAGATGCCGCACTTGAAGTCGCTTGAGCTGGAGCGCGAGGTGCCAGCGCACCTACCGCGGAGCGGTCCCCTTGATCTGAAGGGCCTCCGCGGAGAGGGCCGTCTATCGGGATGA
- a CDS encoding tryparedoxin peroxidase, with protein MSCGDAKINCAAPAFEEMALMPNGSFKKISLSAYKGRWVVLFFYPYDFSFVCPTEIIQFSDNVARFNELNCDVIACSTDSEYAHLQWTLQDRKKGGLGTMAIPMLADKTKSIARVYGVLAEAQGVAYRGLFIIDPHGVLRQITVNDMPVGRNVEEVLRLLEAFQFVEKHGEVCPANWKKGDPTMKPEPKASIEGYFSKL; from the coding sequence ATGTCCTGCGGTGACGCCAAGATCaactgcgccgcgccggcctTCGAGGAGATGGCGCTCATGCCCAACGGCAGCTTCAAGAAGATCAGCCTCTCCGCCTACAAGGGCAGGTGGGTCGTGCTCTTCTTCTACCCGTATGACTTCAGCTTCGTGTGCCCGACAGAGATCATTCAGTTCTCCGACAACGTGGCTCGCTTCAACGAGCTCAACTGCGACGTCATCGCGTGCTCCACGGACAGCGAGTACGCGCACCTGCAGTGGACGCTGCAGGACCGCAAGAAGGGCGGCCTCGGCACCATGGCGATCCCAATGCTGGCCGACAAGACCAAGTCCATCGCTCGTGTCTAcggcgtgctggcggaggcacaGGGCGTGGCCTACCGCGGTCTCTTCATCATCGACCCCCATGGCGTCCTGCGCCAGATCACCGTCAACGACATGCCGGTGGGCCGCAACGTGGAGGAGGTTCTGCGCCTGCTGGAGGCTTTTCAGTTCGTGGAGAAGCACGGCGAGGTGTGCCCCGCCAACTGGAAGAAGGGCGACCCCACAATGAAGCCAGAACCGAAGGCATCTATTGAAGGGTACTTCAGCAAGCTTTGA
- a CDS encoding tryparedoxin peroxidase: protein MSCGDAKINCAAPAFEEMALMPNGSFKKISLSAYKGRWVVLFFYPLDFTFVCPTEIIQFSDNVARFNELNCDVIACSMDSEYAHLQWTLQDRKKGGLGTMAIPMLADKTKSIARAYGVLAEAQGVAYRGLFIIDPHGVLRQITVNDMPVGRNVEEVLRLLEAFQFVEKHGEVCPANWKKGDPTMKPEPKASIEGYFSKQ from the coding sequence ATGTCCTGCGGTGACGCCAAGATCaactgcgccgcgccggcctTCGAGGAGATGGCGCTCATGCCCAACGGCAGCTTCAAGAAGATCAGCCTCTCCGCCTACAAGGGCAGGTGGGTCGTGCTCTTCTTCTACCCGCTCGACTTCACCTTCGTGTGCCCGACAGAGATCATTCAGTTCTCCGACAACGTGGCTCGCTTCAACGAGCTCAACTGCGACGTCATCGCGTGCTCCATGGACAGCGAGTACGCGCACCTGCAGTGGACGCTGCAGGACCGCAAGAAGGGCGGCCTCGGCACCATGGCGATCCCAATGCTGGCCGACAAGACCAAGTCCATCGCTCGTGCCTAcggcgtgctggcggaggcacaGGGCGTGGCCTACCGCGGTCTCTTCATCATCGACCCCCATGGCGTCCTGCGCCAGATCACCGTCAACGACATGCCGGTGGGCCGCAACGTGGAGGAGGTTCTGCGCCTGCTGGAGGCTTTTCAGTTCGTGGAGAAGCACGGCGAGGTGTGCCCCGCCAACTGGAAGAAGGGCGACCCCACAATGAAGCCGGAACCGAAGGCATCTATCGAAGGGTACTTCAGCAAGCAGTAA
- a CDS encoding putative developmentally regulated protein, giving the protein MIAPPLPHPLAPSHPLCLSPHTPQPDKQARTLRHALLPRAHVRRHQRHPRPRAMTVFWPEQWWKRKDHRKIRGARGARFASLRFHGAFILSVVVLVEYVFRSTDNFTARHFADPPVLAPPPLPTSLGYSMTREMPHLKSLELEREVPAHLPRSGPLDLKGLRGEGRLSG; this is encoded by the coding sequence ATGATTGCCCCACCCCTGCCTCATCCGCTCGCCCCATCTcaccctctctgcctctcaccacacaccccacaGCCGGACaagcaagcacgcacactcaGACACGCATTGCTACCCCGTGCACACGTCCgtcgccaccagcgccacccccgcccccggGCCATGACCGTGTTTTGGCCGGAGCAGTGGTGGAAGCGCAAGGACCACCGCAAGATCCGTGGCGCACGTGGTGCACGCTTCGCCTCGCTGCGCTTCCACGGCGCCTTCATCCTCAGCGTCGTCGTGCTGGTCGAGTACGTGTTCCGGTCGACGGACAACTTCACGGCGCGGCACTTCGCGGACCCGCCagtgctggcgccgccgccgctgcccacgtCGCTGGGGTACTCGATGACGAGGGAGATGCCGCACTTGAAGTCGCTTGAGCTGGAGCGCGAGGTGCCAGCGCACCTACCGCGGAGCGGTCCCCTTGATCTGAAGGGCCTCCGCGGAGAGGGCCGTCTATCGGGATGA
- a CDS encoding putative farnesyl synthetase, with product MVQRSLARLCVAAQRQGSKALAVEGRSFALVSREVTAIKEHIQSLVTNTNNEVLDHAGKYVLAAGGKLMRPALVVLMAHAMLPLDVSARLLEEPIGPLDEVTPGTILPFLRLAEVTELIHTASLVHDDVIDKTDTRRGRPALHKVYDTKRAVLAGDYILARASFYIATLQVPRIVILMTTALEELTSGELIQMDGCFDIPRYEQKSFCKTASLIANSLASTAVLADPGNEALEQTAFDFGKHLGIAFQILDDCLDITGDEKMLGKPKLVDMKEGIATIPVLLVAQRNATVKEMVCRRFAEPGDAKFCLEAVEKEGAVAEAMHRADEHCRLGLESLHKLHPSPARDALESALSMVMNRKS from the coding sequence ATGGTGCAGCGTTCTctggcgcggctgtgcgtcGCGGCGCAGAGGCAGGGCAGCAAGGCGCTCGCGGTGGAGGGTCGCTCCTTCGCCTTAGTAAGCCGCGAGGTCACCGCCATCAAGGAGCACATTCAGTCACTCGTGACCAACACGAACAACGAGGTGCTGGACCATGCCGGCAAGTATGTGCTGGCTGCCGGCGGCAAGCTGATGCGtccggcgctggtggtgctcATGGCACATgcgatgctgccgctcgaCGTGAGTGCACGTCTCCTCGAGGAGCCGATCGGGCCGCTGGACGAGGTGACGCCGGGCACCATCCTGCCATTCTTACGGCTGGCGGAGGTCACGGAGCTCATCCATACAGCTTCGCTGGTGCATGACGACGTCATCGACAAGACCGACACGCGTCGCGGACGCCCCGCATTACACAAAGTCTACGACACAAAGCGTGCCGTGCTCGCCGGTGACTACATACTGGCCCGCGCGTCCTTCTACATTGCCACGCTGCAGGTGCCACGCATCGTCATTCTCATGACGACCGCGCTGGAGGAACTGACATCTGGTGAGCTTATTCAGATGGACGGCTGCTTCGACATCCCGCGCTATGAGCAGAAAAGCTTCTGCAAGACGGCGTCGCTCATCGCCAACTCGCtcgcctccacggcggtgctggcggacCCGGGCAATGAAGCGCTGGAGCAGACGGCCTTCGACTTTGGCAAGCACCTTGGCATCGCCTTCCAGATCCTCGACGACTGCCTTGACATCACCGGCGACGAGAAGATGCTGGGGAAGCCGAAGCTGGTGGACATGAAGGAGGGCATCGCGACGATTCCGGTGCTTctcgtggcgcagcgcaacgcGACGGTGAAGGAGATggtgtgccgccgcttcgCTGAGCCGGGCGACGCGAAGTTCTGCCTGGAGGCAGTGGAAAAGGAAGGTGCGGTGGCCGAGGCCATGCACCGCGCGGACGAGCACTGCCGGCTTGGGTTGGAGTCGCTGCACAAGTTGCACCCCTCGCCCGCGCGCGACGCACTTGAGAGCGCGCTGTCGATGGTGATGAACCGCAAGTCGTGA
- a CDS encoding putative 60S ribosomal protein L6 produces the protein MATAVKCPAKRKAAKKVSRKSPEYTTLRKSCAPGTIAIILAGRFRGRRAVILKQLPHNGPLVVSGPMKYNGVPIRRIDSRYVIATSTKVDISSVDTAPITPEVFQRPKAEKPTKSEGDFMGDKQKAKAEKAAKKTSKAGKKTTVSDARAQLQKKIDAALIAAIKKDAQGKEKAGYLRSVFTVKPGDAPHRWNW, from the coding sequence atggccaccgccgtcaAGTGCCCCGCGAAGAGgaaggcggcgaagaaggtgTCGCGCAAGAGCCCCGAGTACACGACTCTGCGCAAGAGCTGTGCTCCGGGCACCATCGCGATCATCCTCGCCGGCCGTTTCCGCGGTCGTCGCGCCGTGATCCTGAAGCAGCTTCCGCACAACGGTCCGCTGGTCGTGTCCGGCCCGATGAAGTACAATGGCGTCCCCATCCGCCGCATTGACTCCCGCTATGTGatcgccaccagcaccaagGTCGACATCTCCAGCGTTGACACGGCGCCCATCACCCCCGAGGTGTTCCAGCGCCCCAAGGCGGAGAAGCCGACCAAGAGCGAGGGCGACTTCATGGGCGACAAGCAGAAggccaaggcggagaaggctGCCAAGAAGACCTCCAAGGCGGGGAAGAAGACCACCGTGTCGGACGCGCGCGCCCAGCTGCAGAAGAAGATCGACGCCGCCCTCATCGCCGCCATCAAGAAGGACGCTCAGGGCAAGGAGAAGGCCGGCTACCTGCGCTCCGTCTTCACGGTGAAGCCCGGTgatgcgccgcaccgctggaACTGGTAA